One region of Trichoderma breve strain T069 chromosome 7 map unlocalized scaffold00007, whole genome shotgun sequence genomic DNA includes:
- a CDS encoding heterokaryon incompatibility protein (HET) domain-containing protein — translation MRLINTQTLDLEEFFDIYVPEYAILSHTWADGEISLQEWADRKNRRFKPGYQKIIWTCEEATRDNLQYVWVDTNCIDKTSSAELSEAINSMFKWYRRARMCYAYLEDVPHMSVAECEEQGSAFRAAKWFTRGWTLQELIAPPEVKFFSKDWQSIGAKADLALCISEITGIAWTCLLKPKFSKSNPLRGYSVAQRLSWASRRSTTRIEDQAYSLIGLFDITMPLLYGEGHEAFTRFLGEIIGKYPDHSFFASQLRYVDFLPRSPKEFCDSRNVITLPIVPTLVPHFVFGVLDCWEYDMDSTQATRSVSRIWIPLLQKDHPGLRHYSRLLWPQVFCPVKLIRKHRFMQVTQAVEDGEQGEQTTTTETASILDVVQHVDIASMDIHKSILIKNPYATTVDTPRWQPRLAGSPFLVCFPRGTGDYRLLGIYPSENEVQETSWSAHKPPLLPLIMPRKISRRGSKDTASDGDEAPNDDDIQNEVYGVVVVFKKRGCRPAKCTAIYLANIPETTDGCTTFRPSCKIVHGWNSSQKKNLNEDDFEDMTDIDAKDNVFVATQKFPCPSKNSTEGLEPRFLGLVQVVFDKADMVDEVSLSSSGGMRAAEGILQYFGVEDSDEDVGSMGTNMRANF, via the exons ATGCGCCTCATAAACACACAAACCCTTGACTTAGAAGAGTTCTTCGACATTTATGTCCCCGAATACGCCATTCTCTCCCACACGTGGGCCGACGGCGAAATCTCCCTCCAAGAATGGGCTGATCGCAAGAACCGACGCTTTAAGCCCGGCTATCAGAAGATCATCTGGACCTGCGAAGAGGCCACTAGGGACAACCTGCAATATGTCTGGGTCGATACCAACTGCATCGATAAGACAAGCTCGGCGGAGCTTTccgaggccatcaactccatgttCAAATGGTACCGCCGGGCGCGCATGTGCTATGCATATCTTGAGGATGTACCGCATATGAGTGTCGCGGAATGTGAAGAACAGGGCAGCGCTTTTCGAGCAGCAAAGTGGTTTACCAGAGGCTGGACCTTGCAGGAGCTTATTGCGCCACCAGAAGTCAAGTTCTTCTCAAAGGATTGGCAATCTATTGGGGCGAAGGCCGACCTGGCGCTATGCATCTCCGAAATCACTGGCATCGCATGGACATGCCTGCTAAAGCCCAAATTCTCCAAATCCAATCCCCTTCGAGGGTACAGTGTTGCTCAGCGTCTTTCATGGGCTTCTCGTAGATCAACTACACGTATTGAAGACCAAGCCTATTCTTTAATAGGCCTCTTTGACATTACGATGCCGCTTTTATACGGAGAGGGCCACGAGGCATTTACGCGTTTCCTGGGTGAAATTATCGGCAAATATCCCGACCATAGTTTCTTTGCTTCACAGCTTCGGTATGTCGACTTTCTCCCACGATCGCCAAAGGAATTTTGCGACTCCCGTAACGTG ATAACATTACCCATTGTACCTACTCTGGTGCCGCATTTCGTGTTTGGTGTTTTAGACTGCTGGGAGTATGACATGGATAGTACCCAGGCTACTCGTTCGGTGTCCCGCATATGGATTCCTCTACTGCAGAAGGACCATCCAGGTCTAAGACACTATTCACGACTACTATGGCCACAGGTCTTTTGTCCAGTAAAGCTCATTCGCAAGCATAGATTCATGCAAGTTACGCAAgctgtggaagatggagaacaaggagagcaaACAACGACCACTGAGACGGCCTCAATACTTGACGTTGTCCAGCATGTTGACATTGCGTCCATGGATATACACAAGAGTATATTGATCAAGAATCCCTATGCAACTACAGTAGATACTCCTCGCTGGCAGCCCCGTTTAGCTGGTAGCCCATTTCTGGTGTGCTTCCCGCGAGGCACAGGAGACTATCGTCTCTTGGGCATATATCCCAGCGAGAACGAGGTACAAGAGACATCTTGGTCTGCCCATAAACCACCACTGCTACCTCTTATAATGCCGCGGAAAATATcacgaagaggaagcaaagaCACAGCGAGTGATGGAGACGAAGCACCAAACGATGACGACATACAGAACGAGGTATACGGCGTAGTTGTCGTCTTTAAGAAGAGAGGATGTAGACCCGCCAAATGTACAGCAATATACTTAGCCAATATACCGGAGACGACAGATGGCTGCACAACATTCCGACCAAGCTGCAAAATCGTTCACGGCTGGAACTCTTcgcaaaagaaaaacttGAACGAAGACGACTTTGAAGACATGACGGACATCGACGCAAAGGACAACGTCTTCGTGGCCACTCAAAAGTTCCCATGTCCGTCAAAAAACAGTACAGAAGGGTTAGAGCCCCGATTCTTGGGTTTGGTTCAAGTTGTCTTCGATAAAGCCGATATGGTGGATGAAGTAAGTCTGTCGTCAAGTGGGGGGATGAGGGCGGCGGAAGGAATTTTGCAGTACTTTGGTGTCGAGGATTcggatgaagatgttggGAGTATGGGCACAAACATGAGAGCAAACTTCTGA
- a CDS encoding zinc-binding dehydrogenase domain-containing protein — protein sequence MPNLLSTANQFVKMASANLPTTIRAIYQIDPKLTTLELRRTLLPKPAGPDDHLIKIKATAPCLGELGWEINYPSLFPPNRERVPGTEAAGIVATSPESSPFKPGDEVYFRLHARFPGCLREYTIVHTEELALKPKSLDWIEATATPLSTLTAWQGVFTQGTLNKHGIRGDADARAYNSKLRVLITGAGGSVGTWAVQFAAAAGAGSVVAQCSGANIEAAKKAGATEIIDYKKQSIDEWAKEDPSREVDLILDCLGGQTLASCWSAVKENGVLLSVVGGPDELKPESVTKKLAKSTWFLMDCKGEDLKEIADFIDARGLKPQIDSVVEFEEFQAAYDKVEQKKAKGKVVIKVDI from the coding sequence ATGCCAAACCTGTTGTCAACTGCCAACCAATTCGTCAAGATGGCATCTGCTAACCTCCCCACCACCATTCGAGCTATCTATCAGATCGATCCTAAACTCACAACCCTTGAGCTCCGGCGAACTCTCCTTCCTAAACCTGCCGGTCCAGATGATCATcttatcaagatcaaggccacGGCTCCTTGTCTCGGTGAATTAGGATGGGAAATCAACTACCCGTCACTTTTCCCACCAAACCGAGAGCGGGTTCCCGGAACTGAGGCTGCTGGCATTGTCGCCACTTCACCAGAATCCAGCCCCTTCAAGCCCGGTGATGAAGTGTATTTTCGCCTCCATGCAAGATTTCCTGGATGTTTGAGAGAATACACAATTGTTCATACTGAGGAGCTGGCCTTGAAGCCCAAGTCTCTAGATTGGATTGAAGCCACTGCAACGCCACTTAGCACATTGACTGCGTGGCAAGGAGTATTCACCCAAGGAACCCTCAACAAGCACGGTATTCGAGGTGATGCAGACGCAAGGGCTTATAACAGCAAGCTGAGAGTCCTGATTACTGGCGCCGGAGGTAGCGTCGGAACCTGGGCTGTTCAattcgccgccgctgctggtgccggTTCTGTCGTTGCCCAGTGCAGCGGCGCAAATatcgaggctgccaagaaggccgGAGCCACTGAAATTATCGACTATAAGAAGCAGTCTATTGACGAGTGGGCTAAGGAGGATCCCTCTCGTGAGGTTGACCTGATCCTAGACTGCCTTGGTGGACAGACTCTGGCCTCATGCTGGTCGGCCGTTAAGGAGAATGGTGTCTTGCTGAGTGTTGTTGGTGGCCCAGATGAATTGAAGCCAGAGTCTGTGACTAAGAAGCTGGCGAAGAGCACCTGGTTCCTCATGGACTGCAAGGGCGAGGATCTGAAGGAAATTGCTGACTTTATTGATGCTCGGGGGTTGAAGCCCCAGATTGACAGCGTTGTTGAGTTTGAGGAATTTCAGGCTGCTTATGACAAGGttgagcagaagaaggcgaagggCAAGGTTGTGATCAAGGTCGATATTTAA
- a CDS encoding glycosyl hydrolase family 92 domain-containing protein, translated as MKRPSICIFLSLASSTTALSSHPDPANESLPSAANVHVNSDYHANAGVLQYVNPLIGTRGYDPNDLGGMIPSVSPPFGMTRWTPQTRENFISQVPYNDRDRRDEVRHLFQHRGLSFRKEDERSTPYVYEVTLDADSAGEFGWNLTEQATSDLLGDACPPCPGGANFIPNKDVTEGANGRVRRRDYVFEPEDQFTVQVAMSASAHVGHLRVDFQDTQARQPYFTIQASRLNWTGHVEIDPETQEVSGSNSQRQEYLLGPDKPESFRLYFVSRFSEPFTSYGVSRAEKLYEGEKYIEDKFVGAYVTFDKSVKRVEVRTGVSYVSVEQARKNLGIDIPDGTTFESTVDNVKSAWLERLGRIKISGVNETDPDHDPRTIFYSGLFHALQYPSDYSEPTTSSEGGLRRFYSGYTDSVHEANDSYYQSWSIWDTYRAEHSLLTIFAPERVDSMMRSLLRIFDWSGRLPLWNNMIENNEMIATHVDAVIANALIRGFDNFDVAKAWDAVYVDAYVPPDNDTDLLYYSREPSTPYECRAGLTSYLEHGWVDNDRWAESASRTLDYSFDDYAAAVVAEHAGDFEHAKELRERSQNYRKLWNPETEFMQARNANGTWANESWGWTEGDKWIYTLNVMHDVGGLASLFKGGKKAMKARMDEYFAGGHNMHSNEPSHHAPYLYSAIGYPADAARQIRELAWENYNATASGLSGNEDLGQMSAWYVLSALGFYPVNPASDEYVVATPFFDEVEILLPPGPGDDGKEHTLVISAPGAGTGGKAYVKSLKVDGEEVRRPLLKHKQIVKASRIDFEMSNEPTSWGQEGTV; from the exons ATGAAACGGCCATCAATATgcatctttctctctctggctTCATCCACGACGGCTCTGTCGTCTCACCCGGACCCCGCAAACGAATCGCTGCCATCTGCAGCAAACGTACATGTAAACAGCGATTACCACGCCAACGCGGGTGTCCTGCAATATGTCAACCCTCTCATCGGCACTAGGGGCTACGATCCTAATGATCTCGGTGGCATGATTCCCTCTGTATCGCCGCCATTTGGGATGACGCGATGGACTCCGCAGACGCGCGAAAACTTCATCTCACAGGTCCCCTACAACGACCGCGATCGCC GAGACGAGGTCCGACACCTATTTCAGCACCGAGGTCTGTCattcagaaaagaagacgagagaagCACGCCGTACGTGTATGAAGTGACTCTCGACGCGGATTCAGCGGGAGAATTTGGATGGAATCTTACTGAACAGGCGACTTCGGATCTTCTTGGCGATGCTTGTCCTCCATGTCCCGGCGGTGCTAATTTTATTCCTAATAAGGATGTGACTGAGGGTGCTAATGGCCGTGTGAGACGACGAGATTACGTGTTTGAGCCTGAGGACCAGTTTACCGTGCAAG TAGCCATGAGCGCGTCGGCGCATGTCGGCCATCTTCGCGTCGATTTCCAGGATACCCAGGCACGACAGCCTTACTTCACCATCCAGGCCAGCCGACTCAATTGGACAGGCCATGTTGAGATTGATCCTGAAACTCAAGAGGTATCAGGCAGTAACTCCCAGCGACAAGAATATCTGCTGGGCCCTGACAAGCCAGAGTCTTTTAGGCTCTACTTTGTGTCGCGCTTTTCTGAGCCTTTCACTTCCTATGGAGTGAGTCGCGCAGAAAAGCTATACGAGGGAGAAAAGTATATCGAAGACAAGTTTGTTGGTGCATATGTCACCTTTGATAAGTCGGTCAAGAGAGTCGAGGTGAGGACTGGAGTCTCGTATGTCAGCGTAGAGCAGGCCAGGAAGAATCTCGGTATTGATATACCAGATGGAACGACATTTGAAAGCACTGTCGATAACGTCAAATCGGCCTGGTTAGAAAGACTGGGCAGGATCAAAATTTCTGGAGTCAACGAAACTGACCCGGATCATGATCCTCGGACGATATTTTATTCAGGCCTATTCCATGCTCTCCAATATCCAAGCGACTATTCCGAACCTACCACCTCATCTGAAGGCGGCCTCCGACGTTTTTACAGTGGTTATACAGACAGCGTTCATGAAGCAAATGATTCATATTACCAGTCGTGGTCGATATGGGATACTTACAGGGCAGAGCATTCACTACTCACCATCTTTGCCCCGGAGCGCGTCGATTCTATGATGCGCTCTCTCTTACGAATATTTGATTGGTCCGGCCGATTGCCTCTGTGGAATAACATGATTGAGAACAACGAAATGATTGCGACTCATGTTGACGCCGTGATTGCAAACGCCCTAATCAGAGGCTTCGATAATTTTGATGTCGCCAAGGCCTGGGATGCAGTTTATGTCGATGCTTACGTGCCTCCTGATAACGACACTGACCTTCTCTACTATTCAAGGGAGCCAAGCACTCCATACGAGTGTCGAGCTGGACTAACCAGCTACCTCGAGCATGGATGGGTTGACAATGATCGCTGGGCCGAATCCGCCAGCCGTACACTCGACTATTCCTTTGATGACTATGCCGCTGCCGTGGTGGCTGAACATGCAGGAGATTTTGAGCATGCGAAGGAGCTGAGAGAGCGCTCGCAAAACTACAGGAAGCTCTGGAACCCAGAGACGGAGTTTATGCAAGCTCGCAATGCAAACGGGACTTGGGCGAATGAATCTTGGGGATGGACCGAAGGAGACAAGTGGATCTACACATTGAACGTGATGCATGATGTAGGCGGCCTAGCTTCGCTGTTTAAAGGCGGGAAGAAGGCCATGAAAGCTCGCATGGATGAATATTTCGCGGGCGGTCACAACATGCACAGCAACGAACCATCGCATCACGCCCCGTATCTGTACTCTGCCATCGGATATCCCGCTGATGCAGCACGGCAGATCCGTGAGCTTGCCTGGGAGAATTACAACGCGACGGCTTCAGGGCTTAGTGGCAATGAGGATTTGGGGCAGATGAGTGCCTGGTATGTCTTGTCGGCGCTAGGGTTCTATCCTGTCAACCCGGCGAGTGATGAGTACGTTGTAGCAACGCCATTCTTTGATGAAGTGGAAATTTTGTTGCCTCCTGGCCCTGGGGATGATGGAAAAGAGCACACGCTAGTTATTTCAGCACCAGGAGCAGGTACAGGTGGGAAGGCATATGTGAAGAGTCTAAAGGTTGATGGGGAGGAGGTTCGCAGGCCATTGTTGAAGCATAAGCAGATTGTAAAGGCGAGCAGGATTGACTTTGAGATGAGTAACGAGCCAACAAGTTGGGGACAGGAGGGAACAGTATAG
- a CDS encoding fungal zn(2)-Cys(6) binuclear cluster domain-containing protein — protein MAGGSRTFHHKSRNGCSRCKKRRVRCNLQAPSCANCTRRGELCDYRFLGRDSPQRASSSHAAYMKRSSHSGSSSSPEAPLGPELSYMSPAAHYQSGVDVGSIRAASHPTAESLALCLLEDDESHLIPDELVDQADASEFLEHNMAVVSTLHDKSTDSLLRPDGDNTKSDLVAYQHQIAASSKFRKSVGAISDRNWFTVLVFAISVLIFHFDIHRRAKRGLADNEFLEPIMALRGAALLGMELGPYLMKSKLLAAARRRIEAENPPWDDLAEQAITNLELINETSSPLRSRGICKDALNKLQFWLRLLMKSSPRKWFMEGWAENVARPAIAQIGPEWDDTMAWALSRIPGVSK, from the exons ATGGCTGGCGGCTCGCGAACTTTCCACCACAAGTCCCGGAATGGCTGTAGCCGTTGCAAGAAGCGGCGTGTCAGG TGTAATCTGCAGGCCCCGAGCTGTGCCAACTGcacgaggcgaggcgagctTTGTGACTATCGATTTCTCGGCAGAGACAGCCCGCAGAGGGCATCGTCTAGTCATGCTGCATATatgaaaagaagcagccaCTCCGGTAGCTCGTCATCCCCAGAGGCGCCACTAGGGCCCGAGCTATCTTACATGTCTCCCGCTGCCCACTATCAGTCAGGCGTCGATGTTGGGTCTATAAGAGCGGCATCTCACCCTACCGCTGAGAGCTTGGCGTTGTGTCTacttgaagacgacgagagtCATCTTATCCCCGATGAGCTTGTAGACCAAGCAGATGCGAGTGAATTCCTTGAGCATAACATGGCTGTCGTCTCAACTCTCCACGACAAGTCTACCGACTCACTACTCCGACCAGACGGCGACAATACCAAATCAGATTTAGTTGCATACCAGCATCAAATTGCGGCATCGAGCAAGTTCCGCAAGTCAGTTGGCGCCATCAGCGACCGCAACTGGTTCACCGTCCtcgtctttgccatctctgtcctcatcttccactTCGACATTCACAGAAGAGCAAAACGCGGGCTCGCTGACAATGAATTCTTGGAACCCATAATGGCTCTACGGGGAGCCGCCCTCTTGGGAATGGAATTGGGGCCATATCTCATGAAGAGCAAACTGCTCGCTGCCGCCAGAAGGCGAATTGAGGCCGAGAACCCGCCGTGGGACGATCTCGCCGAGCAGGCTATAACGAACCTCGAGCTAATAAACGAGACTTCGTCCCCGCTCCGAAGCCGCGGGATCTGCAAAGATGCCCTCAACAAGTTACAATTCTGGCTTAGACTGT TGATGAAGTCTTCGCCGAGAAAATGGTTCATGGAAGGATGGGCTGAGAATGTTGCACGACCGGCGATTGCGCAGATTGGGCCAGAGTGGGACGACACTATGGCGTGGGCATTGTCAAGGATACCTGGCGTCAGCAAGTAA
- a CDS encoding amidohydrolase family domain-containing protein, with amino-acid sequence MKPIQLLTLATVLSQGAFACLEHLLQERTPDPNDMIRRQEPAPRTKTAIKNVRVFDGTKLTGLQTVIIDGENISNDTSNIETTVDGNGGVLIPGLIDCHVHISNVAGLETLTSYGVTTAMVMACRNYTQCAPLRNLEGVASFVSAGIPATGPGSQHSRTFNLSSQYLIYPTDNATEVVSYTFGNNSDFYKITAELNGPSQSMQNALVDAVHNLGKQSMTHAADLDAWTQAVLSGTDGIQHMPTNGRINASNVLKARRSTNSWSTPTMNIARYAFANPAILTFTGHQIGGPDSYENVYQNVRAIHAAGIPILAGTDAVGVINANISVPFGLSLHFELENLVEAGLTTVEALRAATELAAQHHRLADRGKIAPGMRADLILLNSDPLANITNTRDIAKVWVGGIEYKDVANSTGLSNPPANYTKAGTSSGSGSDSGSGSSGSGSGTGNGAGKAIALSWISLLGLQVGAMFYFFM; translated from the coding sequence ATGAAACCAATTCAACTCCTTACTCTTGCCACAGTGCTCTCACAAGGCGCCTTTGCCTGCCTTGAGCATCTACTACAAGAGCGGACTCCAGATCCCAATGACATGATTCGAAGACAAGAGCCAGCTCCCAGAACCAAGACAGCCATCAAAAATGTTCGTGTTTTCGACGGCACTAAACTCACCGGTCTCCAAACTGTCATCATCGATGGTGAAAACATCAGCAATGACACCAGCAACATCGAAACCACAGTTGATGGCAACGGCGGTGTTTTGATTCCTGGCCTCATCGACTGCCACGTCCACATATCCAACGTTGCCGGGCTCGAAACCCTGACTTCTTACGGAGTCACCACCGCCATGGTTATGGCTTGTCGAAACTACACACAATGCGCGCCGCTCCGCAACTTGGAGGGTGTAGCTTCGTTTGTCTCGGCCGGTATCCCCGCCACTGGACCCGGCAGCCAACACTCTCGAACTTTCAATCTCTCTTCACAGTACCTCATTTATCCAACCGATAATGCCACCGAAGTCGTTTCTTACACTTTTGGCAACAACTCCGATTTCTATAAAATTACGGCCGAGTTAAATGGACCTAGCCAGAGTATGCAGAACGCTTTGGTTGATGCTGTTCACAACCTTGGCAAGCAGTCCATGACCCATGCTGCTGATCTTGATGCCTGGACTCAAGCGGTCCTTTCGGGAACGGACGGAATTCAGCATATGCCTACAAACGGCCGCATCAACGCCTCCAATGTCCTAAAGGCTCGCAGGTCTACCAACAGCTGGAGTACTCCGACTATGAATATTGCTCGATATGCGTTTGCCAACCCTGCTATATTGACCTTTACTGGTCACCAGATTGGCGGACCAGATAGCTACGAGAACGTGTATCAGAATGTCAGGGCCATTCACGCCGCTGGTATCCCCATCTTGGCAGGTACTGATGCTGTGGGAGTTATCAATGCCAACATCTCTGTTCCATTCGGACTAAGCCTTCACTTTGAACTGGAGAATCTTGTCGAAGCAGGGTTGACCACAGTGGAAGCCCTCCGTGCAGCGACTGAACTCGCCGCTCAACACCACAGACTGGCAGACCGAGGAAAAATTGCGCCTGGCATGAGGGCTGATTTGATTCTTCTCAACAGCGACCCGCTGgccaacatcaccaacacaAGGGATATTGCCAAAGTGTGGGTTGGAGGAATTGAGTACAAGGACGTTGCTAACAGCACTGGACTGTCGAATCCTCCCGCCAATTACACCAAGGCTGGGACTTCATCTGGTTCAGGGTCGGACTCTGGGTCTGGAagctctggatctggaagcGGCACGGGTAATGGTGCTGGAAAGGCCATTGCACTGAGCTGGATCTCTTTGCTTGGCTTACAAGTTGGAGcaatgttttattttttcatGTAA
- a CDS encoding sodium bile acid symporter family domain-containing protein, whose translation MSDHKAIEAQDASEPEMKQEKPSIDIEAQQPDSGDVHHIDGNNAQQKRSFSAFASLGLLDRFLAVWIFLAMAVGIILGNFVPSMSPALEKGKFVGVSVPIAIGLLVMMYPILCKVQYESLHKLLNKKELWKQIGFSVFVNWIIAPFLMLALSWAFLPDKSHLRTGLILVGLGRCIAMVLIWNALAGGNNDYCAILVAVNSILQIVLFAPLAIFFLNVISDENDIAPISYSVVATSVAAFLGIPLGAAVITRFGLRFIAGPAWYDRIFIRFVSPWSLIGLLYTILVLFAAQGHQVVHQIVSVLRVAAPLVVYFAIVFFTTVGICRMLGFEYQFLVTQSFTAASNNFELAIAVAVATFGPNSDEALASTVGPLIEVPVLLGLVYALRWVANRWGWK comes from the exons ATGTCAGATCATAAAGCGATAGAAGCACAAGATGCTTCAGAGCCCGAaatgaagcaagaaaaacCATCGATCGACATAGAAGCGCAGCAACCCGATAGTGGCGATGTACATCATATCGATGGCAATAACGCCCAGCAAAAGCGTAGCTTCTCTGCTTTCGCATCTCTAGGCCTGCTGGATCGCTTTCTTGCAGTCtggatcttcttggccatggctgtAGGAATAATCCTCGGGAATTTTGTCCCATCAATGTCGCCAGCACtagaaaaaggaaaattcgTTGGAGTGTCTGTTCCAATAG CCATTGGactgctggtgatgatgtatCCCATTCTGTGCAAGGTCCAATACGAATCCCTTCACAAGCTCTTGAACAAAAAGGAGCTGTGGAAGCAAATCGGCTTCAGCGTTTTCGTGAATTGGATCATAGCTCCGTTTCTTATG CTTGCGCTGTCGTGGGCATTTCTTCCAGACAAGAGTCATCTCCGAACTGGCCTTATTCTCGTCGGCCTTGGCAGATGCATCGCAATG GTCCTAATCTGGAACGCCCTCGCCGGCGGGAACAACGACTACTGCGCCATCTTGGTTGCAGTCAACTCCATTCTGCAAATAGTTCTCTTTGCGCcgctcgccatcttctttcttaaTGTCATCAGCGATGAGAATGACATCGCCCCTATCTCGTATTCGGTCGTCGCAACGAGCGTGGCAGCGTTTTTAGGCATTCCCCTAGGCGCTGCCGTAATAACGAGGTTTGGTCTCCGATTCATCGCGGGGCCGGCATGGTATGACCGCATATTCATCCGCTTTGTCTCGCCATGGTCTCTTATCGGGCTTTTATATACCATTTTGGTCTTGTTTGCTgcccaaggccatcaagtGGTACACCAGATTGTTTCAGTTCTTCGTGTTGCCGCTCCACTTGTTGTATACTTTGCCATTGTCTTTTTCACGACCGTGGGCATTTGTCGGATGCTTGGGTTTGAATACCAGTTTCTTGTGACGCAGAGCTTCACAGCGGCTAGTAACAACTTTGAGTTGGCCATTGCTGTAGCTGTTGCAACTTTTGGTCCGAACAGTGATGAGGCATTGGCATCCACCGTCGGGCCTTTGATAGAAGTGCCTGTTTTGCTGGGCTTGGTATATGCTCTTCGATGGGTCGCCAATAGATGGGGCTGGAAATAG